In Anopheles arabiensis isolate DONGOLA chromosome 2, AaraD3, whole genome shotgun sequence, the genomic window TCAATGCGCTTCTGCCCAACGGGGTCGTTTCGCTGGACAAGACCGATTTGCGGTCGGATTGTTTGACCTACCTGCAGACCGCCTGTCTGTACGATCGTGCCGGCATGGTGGCCCTGCTGGTTGCCCACGGCTCACAGCTGTCTGCTACGGGAGAGTCCGAGAGCATTCCCCTGATGACTGCCATCCGTACGATGAAGATGTACATCGTTAAGCTGCTGCTCACGAAGTACATCAACCGGTACGATCCAACCGTGCAGGACAGCAGACAAAGAAATGCGTTTCACATCGCGGTAGAGCAGAGCAATCCGCAAATGGTGGACTACGTACTGAAGGCCTTGATTACCTATCGTAGAGAGCAATTTGGTGAAACGGAATCGCAAGCATTCAATCGCATCTTTACCCACCGGTGTGAAGAATACAGTTTCATGACCACGTGGTCACTCATACGATCACATTCAAAAGAACAATGCAGCAAATACGTGGTACAGTATGGGCTGGACCTAGCGTACCAGAACGGTGAAAACGCGAATGTTGTAGAATTGTTAATGAGAAAGATAGCACTCGAGTACTGTTTCGAGGGAATCCGACGAAATGTGGACATTCTGAAGTTGGCAGCTTATGAAGGGGATAACGTGCTCCATCATCTCTTCAAACACGATCATCTGGAGTTTTTGAAGGAGCTATACGAGCAGAATCCCTCTGTTAAACCAATCTTCGAAACCACAGCCGCGTTTCCAATCTTAGGCATCACACTGAGGCAAAGAAAGGTGGAAATGCTAAGGTTTATCCTGGACCATCATAAAGACTACCTACGATCCGAACCCGCCAAACTGCAGGAGTACGCTACCGGTCAGCCCTGGTTCGACAGGTCCGTGTACAGGGAGCCGTTTACATTGCTGGCAGCCGCATTCCCCGAGCAGCAGGATGTGATCAACCAAACCATTACGGAAGCAATCAAACGTCAGCAGACTAAATGTAAGTATTGAGTGGAAGCATCTTTAGCGTAATTGTCACTCACGGTCGATCATCGATCACATTTGCAGCTTTCACCGACCGATTCTACGCACTACAAAAATCGTTCGATGATGCTATGGCAGCGCTGAAAGCGGAAGGACTGCCACTGGAGCACGTGGTGGACGAGCGGAACAGGAACCTTCTTCACCAGGCAGTGGATTGGGATGAGCTAGAGCTGATCAAAAACCTGCTGGCCTGTGGCACTGACCTACACCAAAAGGACAACGAAGGAAATTGGCCAATATTTTCGGTTCGAAGTATGGACGCGTTTGAATTGCTGTACGACAAAATGCGCATAGATCCAACGGTCACCAACGACCATGGGTACAATCTGCTGCATTTCGCCAGCAAGGTGGGAAGCTACTCTCGCCAAGCGATCCTCACGAAGCTGCTGGAGCTCGGGTTCGATATAAACCAGCCGACGCACGACGGTAATGTACCACTGTCCCTAGCGAACTGCTGTTCGACGGTCAGCTACCTGCTCAAGCAAGGTGCCGACGTGGAGCTAGTGAACGGAAGCGCATTGGTGAAAACGTTGTACGGTAAGCAGCACTGTGCGGCTTGGGCTTTACTACCGAAAATTGTACACCTCAGCTGGTTCCCCGAGATTGCGCACGCTTTCCTGCCCTGGATGCTGGGCAATCAGAATCGTGACTTTTTCACCTGCAGCTGCGGTCGATATCTGGAACAGTATCCCGACATACGAAAAACGCTATTCGACAGTTTGTACAACCATTCCCGAACGGAAGCGGCCGAGTTCTTTCGGAAGGTGTGTCACCGGGCAATCAACGACGCGGCTCGTTGGTTTTTGGACTATGGGTACGAAATCGATTTCGACGTGCGCGACGAGTACGGCTGCACACCGCTGCTGGGTATGCTCGTGTACATGGAGGAACCCAATCTGGACGTGATAGAACGGTTGCTGCAGAAGGGCGTAACACTGAAAGCAAGGGATAACTGGGGGCGAAATCCGTTGATTGCGATTGCACACCGTTTTCGGAGCGCTCAATGGTACGGCCATTCGCTAAAGACCATCGAGCTGCTGCTTGATCATGGTGTGGAAATAAATGCACAGGATGATAGTGGAAACACTGCCCTGCATTACGCGTTTGAGGAAATGCAGCTCGAGCTGGCGGAGCTATTAATGGCACGCGGTGCAGATAGGAAGATCAAAAACAACGCACAGAAGCTGCCGTACCAGATGGTTCGCAAAAGTTTGCTACCTTTATACGCGTTCCTTGGTTAGGGGAATAGAGAAGAGGACGCGTCGAAGAGACGCAATGCACCAAAGATTCAAAACGTAAGCCCAGAAAGTACAAGTTCGAAAAGTATTCTAGAAATAGTAACAAGAATAAATATAGAACCTTGCTATCTATCGATGGGCAGGGAGGAGTAGGAAGATATGGAGAGGCAACGCATATTGATGGTACATTTTATTGCCGGCTTGTTGATGTGTGAATGGAAAGAACGAACTCTTCCTCAACCCAGCTACCGTTGCTGTGCCGTGCAATAAGGATTTATCAGCGTGCCGGAAGCAACGTTGTcgagaatgatgatgatgatgatgatgatgttcaaCAAACTCTACTGCTGCCCGTTTACGAGATCGCGTATCGCGTATGCTGACGATCgtgtgctggctggctggctggctggctggctggctggcttgcCCGGAGAACCGTTCTGGCTTGCCCACACGCTGGTGGGGCATTTACGTTTCAGAACGTTATCAGGCACTCGTTCTTCTGCTGTGGGTTGTTATCAGCCACGTTTCGTCAGGCTCGTCCCGCTCTTCCTGTAGTTATCTCGCTTGCTTCCATGGAAATGTTATACGTACGGTCCAGTGCAGacgaaaagagaaacaaaataacacaccgAGCATCGTGCAACCATGCATCGGGTCGTGCGCTTGTGAACGCAGCCAGCCTTTCGGATGCTGTACCAACCCCAGCGACCAAGTTAGTCGCTGACTGAACGCGAACAGCTTCACTCGGCAGGGCAGAGTCAACGGCAAGAAAAGCCACCAGAGCGTACGCACGGTGCTCCTCTGTGCTTAATGTAGCGTTGTAGTTTGGCCAGGTGTATTCGTCGGTTCTGCGTTTAAAGCGTTCTGTGCAATTGAATATTGTGAATTGTGCTTCCACTATCACGGGTGACAGTGTACTGCCCAAAGGCAATCGAGCGCCAACGACGACACAGCTACAAAAGTGGCCACCGGGAGCGATGTTTAGATTTCATTCACCGTGCTCATTTACTCTGCTGTGTGCGATCGCACTAGGTAATGTGTTTCGATTTAAATAGGAATTAATTCGCacaaaattaaatacaaatgtgttttcttccctttGGTTAAAAGGGAAGACAAA contains:
- the LOC120896990 gene encoding putative ankyrin repeat protein RF_0381 codes for the protein MDRRKFHRNNFKDDLLHWCAANNWPKEVQKRLEQGDSPYRANKDGLSPMHAAIAHDATLAVKILLVCYASDVAIVKEHMQKRFMWKAENNCWKKRPILVACTEEECKQVALLASSCPSAIPFNVQVFVLLRSPTVDDVNRLVALDVCSAEKRTDVMRCINALLPNGVVSLDKTDLRSDCLTYLQTACLYDRAGMVALLVAHGSQLSATGESESIPLMTAIRTMKMYIVKLLLTKYINRYDPTVQDSRQRNAFHIAVEQSNPQMVDYVLKALITYRREQFGETESQAFNRIFTHRCEEYSFMTTWSLIRSHSKEQCSKYVVQYGLDLAYQNGENANVVELLMRKIALEYCFEGIRRNVDILKLAAYEGDNVLHHLFKHDHLEFLKELYEQNPSVKPIFETTAAFPILGITLRQRKVEMLRFILDHHKDYLRSEPAKLQEYATGQPWFDRSVYREPFTLLAAAFPEQQDVINQTITEAIKRQQTKSFTDRFYALQKSFDDAMAALKAEGLPLEHVVDERNRNLLHQAVDWDELELIKNLLACGTDLHQKDNEGNWPIFSVRSMDAFELLYDKMRIDPTVTNDHGYNLLHFASKVGSYSRQAILTKLLELGFDINQPTHDGNVPLSLANCCSTVSYLLKQGADVELVNGSALVKTLYGKQHCAAWALLPKIVHLSWFPEIAHAFLPWMLGNQNRDFFTCSCGRYLEQYPDIRKTLFDSLYNHSRTEAAEFFRKVCHRAINDAARWFLDYGYEIDFDVRDEYGCTPLLGMLVYMEEPNLDVIERLLQKGVTLKARDNWGRNPLIAIAHRFRSAQWYGHSLKTIELLLDHGVEINAQDDSGNTALHYAFEEMQLELAELLMARGADRKIKNNAQKLPYQMVRKSLLPLYAFLG